The region CACAAGGTGGTCATGTCGAGCAGGAAAGGCAATTCCTTTTCCATATGACGCGCGCGGTCGCTGGCGCGGACCCGCAAGGCGCGGGTCGGCAACCAGGCGCCCAGGGTGGCCCCCAGCAGACCGGCGCCGGCCACGGTCCACCCGCGCGCGGCCCCTGAAACGGACGCCGCCGCCAGCCAGAAGTCGGCCAGCAACAACGCACACACGCTTATGGCGGCCGCGCTCAGATGGCGGGCCGCGGCCACGTGCGCGGGCGTCAGCAGGCGATGCAGCCCCGTGCGCTCCAGCACCTTGCGCAAGCGGCTCCGGCTGCGCCAGGACAGATATAGCCAACCTCCACGCGCGACCCGGTCCAGCCAGGGCCAGACGGCACGCCATAGCGGCGGCAGCGGCGGGCGCTCAGCCTCCCTCCCCCACAGCAACACCAGCCAGCCGCGCGCCAGCAGCGCCAGGCAAGCGACACACACCGCGGCCAGCAGCGCGGCAATCAGCAGCATGCGGTCCTCCGTGAAGGTCGAGTCATGGCATCCTCCTTCAGATATCGATATCCACGATGCGCCGTATCCACCACACGCCCACGACTTCGAGCACCGCCACGACCGCCAGGACGGACCAGCCGAGCGCCGTGTGCCACAGCGGCTGCATGGACGCGGGGTCCAGGCAGGCCAGGATCACGGCCATCCCCGGCGCCAGCAGTCCGACCACCCAGGCTTGCAGGCGGCCTTGCGCCGTCAGGGTCTGGACGCGCGCACGCAGCTGCTGCCTGGCCCGCAACATGGCGCCGATACGCTCCAGGGTTTCGGCCAGGTTGCCGCCGCTATGCGAAGCGACGCGCAGCGCCGACACCAGCAGTCCCGTCGCTTCAGACGGCAGGCGTGCCTGCAGATTGCCGAGGGCGGCATCGAAGGACAGGCCCAGCCGCTGCTCGCGCAACATCAGGCCGAACTCCTGCGCCAGTGGCGGCGCCGACTGTTCGACGATATGGCGCAAGGCGGCAGGCACGCTGGCGCCGGCGCGCAGGCCGCCGGCCAGGGCCTGCAAGGTGTCCGGCAGTTGCGCATCGAAGCGCGCATGACGCTGCCTGCGCAGGCGGCCGATAAGCAGATGGGTCGCGCGGATGGGGGCGATCCCGCCCGCCAGGGCCAGTACCACGCTGCCGGTCAGGGCATAGAGCAGCCCCGCGGACATCACGCACAACAGGACGTTGGCGGTCCACAGCTGGCGCGCGTCGACGAACAGGAATACTTCGCTGAGCCGCAGGCCGGCCTCGTCGGTGTATATCCGCCGATAGCGCGTGAGCGCCGCGGCGAACCAGCCGTAGCTCAGGCTGCATGCCAGCATGGCCGACAGCGCCGCGCCTGCCGCGATGAGCCACGTCATGACGCCAGCCTCTGGCCCGGCACCAGCGGCGGCCGGGCGTTGCGACGATCGAACAGGCAGGCCTGCGGCGCGCGGCCTTCTTCGCGCCAGCGGTCCACCACGCGCGGCGCCAGCGCGCAGCCCTGGAAATAGCCCGGCCCGCTGCGGTCGAACTGGAAGATCTCCTGTGTCTGGATGCAGCCGCTTTCCATGCCCGTGATCTCCGTGATGGAAGTGATTACGCGGCGCCCATCCACCAGCCGCGCCTGCTGCACGATGATGTGGATGCTGGAGGCGATGTGTTCGCGCACCGCCGCCAGCGGCAGGTCCATGCCCGCCATCAGGATCATGATTTCCAGGCGCGCCAGGGCGTCGCGGGGACTGTTGGCGTGCAGCGTGGTCATCGACCCTTCGTGGCCGGTATTCATCGCCGCCAGCATGTCGAAGGCTTCGGCGCCGCGGCACTCACCGACGACGATACGGTCCGGACGCATGCGCAACGCATTGCGCACCAGGTCGCGGATCTCGACGCGTCCGCGCCCTTCCTGGTTGGCGGGGCGGGCCTCCAGGCTGACCAGGTGGGCGTGATGCAGGCGCAGCTCGGCGGCATCCTCGATGGTCACGATGCGCTCATCATCGGGAATGGCATTCGACAGGATGTTTAACAGGGTGGTCTTGCCGGAGCCGGTGCCGCCCGCCACCAGCAGGTTCACTTTCTCGCGCACGCATTGGGACAGGAACGCCGTCATCGCATCGTCCAGCGACCCGATCCGTTGCAGGTCGTCCATCGTCAAGGCGTGGCGTGGAAACTTGCGTATGGTCAGGCAGGCGCCTTTCAGGGCGATGGGCGCCACCACCGCATTGACCCGCGAACCATCGGGCAGACGGGCATCCACCATGGGCGCGCTTTCGTCGATACGCCGGCCGATCGGCGCGACGATTCTTTCGATCACGCCCAGCACCGCCTGCTCGCTGCTGAAGACGGCGCCGTGGCGCAGCAGGCGGCCCTGGCTTTCGATATAGATCTCATCGTGACGGTTGACCATGATTTCACTGATCGCGGGATCTTCCAGCAAAGGCGACAGCGGACCCAGTCCCACCGCTTCATCCAGCACCTGGCGCAGCAAGGCCCGCCGGTCGGCCTGCGGCGGCAGGCGGGTGTCGTCACGCACCAGGTCTTCCAACAGGCGTTGCGCTTCGCTGCGCAGCATCGCGTCGCTCATCCTGGCGACGTCCCGGCGGCGCAGATCGAGCGCGTCCAGCAGGGCCGCATGCAGGCGGCGGCGGTGCGGCAGCATGTCGGTCGCCACGTGATCGGGCGCGTGGTCCTCTTCGTCCTGGCTGCCGGCATCGTCCAGCGCCCGTCCCATGACGGGCACCAGGCGGACGACCGCGCCGCCCTCGGAGGGCGAAGGCTCGCCTTGCACGACCGGCTGGCCGAGCAGGCGCACACGGATCAGGCAGGGTCCCACCAGGATCTCGTCCGTGGGTCCCAGCGGACCGTGCTGGGCTATCCGTTGACCGTTGACCAAAGTGCCCGCCAGCGAACCCAGGTCGTCGATCATGATCCCCATCGCCACTACCGACAGGCGCGCGTGCTCACGGCCCACGCGCCAGTGCCGCAAACGTACGTCGCAGTGGGCGCCACGGCCCAGCAAGACCGGCGGAGCCAGCCGCACCAGGCGATTCGCGCCATCATCGAAATGCAAGTCCAGTTCCAGCATGGCATCCTCAAGGCAAGTCGGCCAGGGCCGCGTCGGTTTCCGTGTCGGTTTCCGTGTCCTTGTCCGTGGCCCATTGGGAGCCCTGGCCGCCATAGGGGTCCCAATGTGTCGCCGCGGCAGCGGCGGCGCTGGCGGGCGCCAGCAAGCGGGGCACGGTATCGAATGCCTCCCGCAGCAAGGCCTGGCCGCGCCTGACCGTCTCCCGCATGGACGGATCGTGGCGCGCCACCACCGTCGGCGTGACGAAGATGGCCAGCTCCGTTTCCTGCAGTTCGTCACGGCGGCTGCCGAACAGACCGCCGATCCAGGGCAGGTCGCTCAGCACCGGCAAGCCCGACTTCGCGCGCACTTTGCGGCGGGACAGGAAGCCGCCGATGACCAAGGTGTGGCCGGAACGCACGTTGAACTCGGTGACGGCCCGGCGGGTTTTCAGCGCCGGCCCCGCTGCCGACAACAGCGTAGCGTCCACCGAACTGGCTTCGACTTCGATGCGGGAGCGCACGGCGCCGCTGGCGGCGATGGAGGGCGTGACCCGCAGTGACACGCCATAGGGCTTGAATATCGTCTTCGCCTGCCCGTCGCGGCCTGTCGTGGCGTAGGGAACCTCACCGCCCGCCAGGAACTCCGCCGTCGCGCCGCTGCGCGCCAACAGCCGGGGCTGGGCCAGGACCACGGCGTCGCCGGACTGGGCCAACAGGTTCAGGCGTGCGCCCAACACGGCGTTCAGCCCCAGATACCCAGCCATGGGCGCGGCGCGCAAAGGCGTGGCGAGGGGCGCGCTGCCCGGCCGGTCCTGCAGCCTGCTGCTCGACACGGCATCCAGGCTTAAGCCCGTGTACAAACCGCCTTCGGTGACGCTATCCCAGCGCATGCCCAGCTCGGACAAGCGTCCCCGTGGCAGTTCGACCACTTGCACATCCAGCTGGACCATGCGGTCCCAGCCGACCTTGCCGGTAAAGTCGAGCACCTGCGGGTAGCGTTCCGCCAACGCCGCCACCCGCGCCTGATCGGCGTCGCTCAGGTCGTTGCCCTCGATCACGACGTGCTCACCCACCGCGACCGCGCGCGCGCCGGGAATGCGCGCGAGCAAGGTGTCGATTTCCGCGCGGGCGCTGTGCGTACCGGCGGGCAGAACACGTAACCGATAGGCGGTGCGCCGGCCTGCCGCCCAGATATGCAGCGCGGACTCGCCCGCCGTCCTGGCGAACACGATGACGTCGCGGCCATCCGCCGCCAGGGCCTGGAGCACGCGCCCGTCACCTACCGCCACCCGGCTGACACCTTTATGCGACAACACGCGCGTATCGCCGACGAGCATGGTGAGGGTCTGCGTGCGCTCGGCCGCCGGGGCCTGGACGCCTTCGCCGACAGCGCTAAGGCTGATGCCTCCTGCGATGCAGAAGATCGCAAGCCGCAGGCTTGGGAATCTCATGGCCGGCCTCCAGTGGCAGTTTGTGTCTTGGAATGCGGATCGGGGTGCGTCCGGCTGACCAGGCCTTGGGGCAGCGGCGCGTCGAACAGGCCCGCCGGCGCTGCCCGCGCCTTGTCCTCATCGTCCGTGCCGTCGCCGCCCATCTGATCGCCATACAGAATGGCCACGACTGGCGCGGGCCGCTCCACCTCCACGCCAAGCAAGCCGGCAAGATCGCCACGCGCGGCGACGGTGGTCGCCTGTTCATCGCGGTGATGTCGAAGAATGGCGGTAATGGTGCCGTCCTGCCGCGCGGCCACGAGTTTCACGGCATCCTCGGGCCCTGCATCCAGCGTGATGGTCGAGAACGCCGCGCCGTCAGCGCCGCCGGCCTGCTGGCCCAGCGCCTCCCCTTCCCGCCCCGCCTGGCGACCCGTGGCCAGCACGCGCACGCCCTGCAGCAAAGGCGCGGTAATACGGCGGCGTTGGTGTTCGAAGGACACGTACAGATCCAGCAGGTCACCCGCCTGCAGCATGCCTGACAAGGAATTGATGTCGTCCACCGGTATCGTGATGGCACGCCGCCCCGTCGCCACCCGGCGCGACAACGCCTGCGGCCCGGCGCTGGCCAGATGCGCCGCGAGCAGCGGTTCGCCGGCACGCAGGCCATGGGTCAACACGCTGCCGCTGATGCCGTCCGCGTACTCCGGCGGCACGCTGCCGCTGACGGCCCAGGTCTGCGGTATCTCCCGTACGGCCAGATGGCCATCCTGGATCACCAGGCCGGCGTCAAGATCGACGGCGGCCACCACCCGCGGCACCGTGGGCACGCGCAGCTCGGCTTCGATCTGCGCGATACGGCCCTGGATGTGATGGCGGGCCGCCCAGGCCGATGCCATGCCCGTCATCACGGCGATGGTGATCATCGCCCAGCGCTGTTCCGGCATTAAGTACGCCATGATCGCTTACTCCAGCCAGTCCAGCACGGTGACGATGCCGCTGCCGCCGCCTTGCTCGACGACGACAATGGAGAGGTGCGTAGCTGCCTTGACCCAACGCGCGGGCAGAGCCGCATCGGGGTCGCCGGCCTGCCAGCCATCGCCTTGCAGCGTCGCCCGCAGGCGCACGCGCAGTTCAGCGGGCGGGGTGCCATGCGACCAGACCTGCTGGCTGCCGCTCAGCCGCGCTTCACGCCAGCGGACATCGAAATGCAGCCGGGCGCCGTCGGGTTGCCACGGCACCGCCGTCGGCGATGGCGCGGTGCGCTCCAGCGATAGACGGGACAAGGTGCCGTGCGTCCAGCCGTCACCGTTGTCCCTCATGCGTGCCGCCCAATGCGATGCCCCATCATTGCCCGACAGGATCACCAGCCCGGGCGCCACCAGCAGATCGCGCAGTACCGGTTTGTGCCTGGAAAGCCATTTCGCGATTTCACGTACGTCGCCCGGCGCCTCGAACAGCCATCCGGTCATTGTCTGTCCTTGCACCTGCAACTCGTCGCCGGTCGACACGTAACGTCCCCCAGGAGGCAAGGGAGGCAACGGCGGCAATGAAGGCGGCGGCGCTGCCCACGCTGAGCCCGTCGCGATCGACATTCCTGCTGCCAAGGCCACAGTGAACGATGGCTTCATGTCATTCCCCCGCCCTGGCGTAGGCGTCACGCCAGGATGCCTGCCTGGTCCGGCGGGCCGCACGCAAGCGCTCCGCGGGCACGAGGTCAGCCCACCGCGTCAGCCAGTCGAATTCGGGCGCTGAACGCCCCCACCCCGCATCGATGCGATTCAAGGCCAGTGCCACGCGCCGGCCTGCACGGCGCGTCCGGTCCGCCGCTTGGCGCCAGGCCGCCCGGTGACCGGCGATGCGGGCCTGCGCCGCGCGATCGCCGGTGGCGTGCCCCGCACCGCTGATCAGCGCCGTATGCCGGCGCAGGACGCCCGCGCCCGTCGCCTCGCCTTGCCGGACGGCATGCGCGCCGGCATGGACCGCCAGCAAGCCATCGTGCGCCATATTCCAATCGCGCCGCAGGTCCGCGGTGACAGCGCCGCCCGGCATTGAAAACCCGGACGCCACTGAGGGCAGCGCCGTGTCTCGAAACAGATCCATGGCAGCCGCATTGTCGACGTCATCGGGTGACCCGCCAGCGTGCTCCCTGGCCCCTTGCGCGGCGTGAAAGGCCTGCGCGCGGCTGGCATGCGCGGCGCGCAAACCCAGGCCGTGCCATTCACCCAATAAAGCGCCACCGGCCGCCAGCGCCAGCAGTAGGCCCATGACCAGCCAGGTTTCCAGCAATCCAAAGCCGCGTTGCTTACGACGCCTTGCGTGCCGGATACCGTTGCGGGAGCCGTTGTGAAAGCCCTCTCCGCAATCGCTCTGGCAACGGTCGCGGCGTTGCCGTTGCCGGCGCGCGCCTGATGGACGCCTTGCGCTCTGCCGGCCCTGGCCACGAACCGCCACAAGATGCGCCTGCCAATAAGGACGGAACAGGGTCGCAATTTCTTCGCGGCCGTCGTCGCGCGGCTGAGGGCGCACGAAATACGTCTCCGCCGCGCTGGTCACCGTGACGTGTTCGTCGGCGTCCAGTCCGGCATAGGCGTAGCGCCCGCGCGGATGGACAGCGGGAATGACCGGATCGCCTGAGGCCCGGCCTGGCTGCAAACTCGGCTGCGAACTTGCCTGCGAATCCCGCTGCGAACCGGCCTGCAAACCGGCCTGCAAGGCAGGCAACAAAACCGCCGGCTGCCGCAACACGATCTCGAAGCCCGCGGGCCGGGCCGCCCGCTGCAAGGGCACTTCCGCGTAAGCCGCCATCCCACGGCCATGCCAGCGCTGCCGCTGCAGGCGGGCATAGGCGTGCGCCAGCGGATTATTGTGGCCATTCAACAGATCCCAACCGGCGTTTTCCTGGACCCAGCGCCAGAAACTCTGGCGCGAGAAATCCGCCGGCGCGTGCGGCGCGGTTTCATCGGCAACCTGCTTGCCGGGGTTGCGCACCTTGCCCCAGCCCATTGCGTACTCTCTGTAGTAGCAGCCGATGTACTTGTTGGAACGCAAGGCATGATGCGATTGCGTATCGACGGACTCCCACGTTCCTTCACGCGTCAGGGAGGTGCCGCCCATGCGCCGCAGTTGATGTCGCAGCGTCGGACAGAGGTAGCTGACCGGCCAGGGATTCATGGCCAGGCCCCTGCGCGGCCCCAGGAAAGCGTAGCGGTCGGTCGCGCGCAAGACCAGGGGCCGAAACGTCCCGTCCCGCCGCCCGGAATAGCGCTGCACGAATCCCGGCCAATGATCGTCGGTGAAAGCCAGCGCCAGACGATCGCGCTGGATGGCGGCGCCCAAGGCGGGGCGGGGCCACTCCGGATAGTTTGCCTGCAACACCGTGCGCATGGTCCGTTGCCGCGCATCCGGCAAGTCCCGCAGCACGGCCTGCGCGGCGCGCGACAACACATCGTGCACCAATGCATCGTGACGCGCGTGGGCCTCGGCGAAACGATCCAGCGCCCCCGCCACGCCATCGATGCGGACCGCGCTGGCATAGGCCATGGCGTGCGTCGGTCCATAGAACATGGCGATCAACATGCCCGGCGGATTGCCACGGCGAAAGCGTGCTGACTCGTTCCGCGCGAACTGCGCCCAGCTGGCCAGGGTGGCGATGTGGGCCAATGCGATCTGATGCGCGGCCTGGGTGCGATTGATGTACGCCAACAGATTCAAGGCGCGCGCCTGCACCAGCGCGCCGCTGTATGCGGCCGCGTCTGCCGCGTGCGTCAGGCGCACGCGGGCAGCCACGGTATTGCCATGGTCGTGCAAGGCCACCAGCGCCATGACCCCGACTGACACGAGGCCCAGCGCCAGCGGAATGGCATAACCGCGCGCCCGCGTTTTCACTTGCCGCCTCCCGCCGCGGCGTTATTGGTGAAAGACTTGAGCGATTTTTCCTTGAGCTGGCCAGTGGTCTTGGCGGCGGCCGCCCTTGCCCGCTTGCTGGCCTCGGTCCCATCCTCGCCCGCCAGTTCGCGGGCCATCGCGGCGGTCTGGGTACGGACGACTTGCCCGAAGAGCTGATAGACCGCGATGGCAGCGACCGCCACCAGGGCCACGACGACGACATACTCCGTCATGCCCTGGCCCAACTGCGAGAGTCGTCCCAGCAACGTCGTGGAGCGCCGTGGCACCGGCAAGACCGGCGCGCAAGCCGCGGGCAAGGGTTGGAGAAACGCACCTCGTACCGCCAGGAACAAGGCGGTGAAAGCGGGCGGATAAGGTGGTCCGGAGCGACACCTTGGCGCGTGTCCCGGAGGAAAGCGATCGGCCGGCGTCCGAGCTATGGTCTGAGCTGGTCCCCACATGAAAGTCCCCAAAAGAAATGGAAGGGACTTCAGTGTGGGCGCGTCCTCCGCGGCCCGCTATCCGCAAATTCCGACGTGGGCAAAAGCATCCAGACGGAGAACGCCGCTGGACGACGTCAATGCGCGCTGGACCGACGCAGCCTGACCGGTATGGATTTCGACGTGGGCGTATTCGATACATCGCCGACGCTGTTGAGCGGCACCAGCGGATTGGTCTCGGGATAATAAGCGCCCAGGCAGCCTTGCGGAATGTCGTACTCGACCAGCAGGAAGCCGTCGGCGCGACGTTCCACGTCATCGTCCCACACGGTGAAGAGGTCGACTCGCTCACCGGCCTGCAGGCCCATGCGCGCCAGATCCGCCTGGTTGATGAACAAGACCCGGCGCTGGCCGAACACACCGCGATAACGATCGTCCAGCGCGTAGATCGTGGTGTTGTACTGGTCGTGCGAACGCGTGGTCATCAACACCATCACTTCATCGCCGAAACGCTGGCGCGCGCGATGGATAGGCGTATCCGTTTCGATCTGCGCCACGATGAAATTGGCCTTGCCGCTGGCGGTCTTCCAATCGCGCTCGCGCGAGGCCACGCGCAGATGGAACCCCCCCGGCTGCGCCACGCGCTTGTTGTAATTCTCGAAACCGTCGAACACGGCTTCGATGGCATCGCGCACGCTGGCGTAGTCATCCGCGTAATAGAGCCAATCCACCTTGCCGCTGCCCAGCGTGGCGTGCGCCATGTGCGCGACGATGGCCATTTCCGACATCAGGTTGGGCGATGCCGGCTTGTTCATGCCGTAGGAGATATGCACCATGCTCATCGAATCTTCCACGGTGACCCCTTGCGCCACGCCACCGCGCATATCGATCTCGGTGCGCCCCAAGGTAGGCAGGATCAAGGCTTCCTTGCCGTGTATCAGATGGCTGCGATTCAACTTGGTGGTGATATGCACCGACAGATCGCAGCGGCGCAAGGCTTCCCACGTCCGCGGCGTATCCGGCGTGGCCATGGCGAAGTTGCCGCCCAGGCCGATCAGCACCTTGACGTGCCCTTTTTCCATCTCCTCGATGGTTTCCACCACGTCGTAACCATGTTCGCGTGGCGGTTCGAAGTCGAACACGCGGCCCAGCCGGTCGAGAAAGGCCTGGGTCGGCTTGTCCTCGATGCCCACCGTGCGATTGCCCTGCACGTTGGAGTGCCCGCGCACGGGACACAGGCCCGCGCCTTCGCGGCCGATATTGCCCCGCATCATCATCAGATTGGACAGCATCTGCACGGCAGCCACCGAATTCTTGTGCTGCGTCAGCCCCATGCCCCAGGTGGCGATCACCCGCTTGCCGCCCACATAGATACGCGCGAGGTTCTCGATCGCGTCGCGGGTCAGCCCCGACTCCTGCTCCAGGGGGGCCCAGTCCTGCGCCCGCAGATCCGCGGCGAAAGCGTCGAAGCCGGCGGTGTGCGCCAGGATGAAATCGATGTCCAGCACCCGCTCGGTGCCCGCTGCCGACGCTTCGTCGTCCAGTTCAAGCACCCGCTTGGCCACGCCCTTGATCAAGGCGAAGTCCCCGCCCAGGCGCGGCTGCACGAACGTCGTGGCGATGCGCGTGCCTTTCATGGTCAGCATCTCGACCGGGCTCTGCGGATCGGCGAAGCGCTCCAGGCCACGCTCGCGCAGCGGATTGATGGACACGATGGTCGCGCCGCGGCGCGCGCACTCGCGCAGCTCGCCCATCATGCGCGGGTG is a window of Bordetella sp. N DNA encoding:
- a CDS encoding type II secretion system F family protein, yielding MLLIAALLAAVCVACLALLARGWLVLLWGREAERPPLPPLWRAVWPWLDRVARGGWLYLSWRSRSRLRKVLERTGLHRLLTPAHVAAARHLSAAAISVCALLLADFWLAAASVSGAARGWTVAGAGLLGATLGAWLPTRALRVRASDRARHMEKELPFLLDMTTLCVEAGLNLQGALQQAVEYGPAGPLRDELQRALGDMRAGMGRLDTMRAWALRTDIHGVRILVAALAQADSLGMSLGPILRTQAQQRREERFQRAERLAMRAPVKMLLPLLACIFPCTFVVLGFPIFVQLRDALQ
- a CDS encoding type II secretion system F family protein, with protein sequence MTWLIAAGAALSAMLACSLSYGWFAAALTRYRRIYTDEAGLRLSEVFLFVDARQLWTANVLLCVMSAGLLYALTGSVVLALAGGIAPIRATHLLIGRLRRQRHARFDAQLPDTLQALAGGLRAGASVPAALRHIVEQSAPPLAQEFGLMLREQRLGLSFDAALGNLQARLPSEATGLLVSALRVASHSGGNLAETLERIGAMLRARQQLRARVQTLTAQGRLQAWVVGLLAPGMAVILACLDPASMQPLWHTALGWSVLAVVAVLEVVGVWWIRRIVDIDI
- a CDS encoding ATPase, T2SS/T4P/T4SS family, which codes for MLELDLHFDDGANRLVRLAPPVLLGRGAHCDVRLRHWRVGREHARLSVVAMGIMIDDLGSLAGTLVNGQRIAQHGPLGPTDEILVGPCLIRVRLLGQPVVQGEPSPSEGGAVVRLVPVMGRALDDAGSQDEEDHAPDHVATDMLPHRRRLHAALLDALDLRRRDVARMSDAMLRSEAQRLLEDLVRDDTRLPPQADRRALLRQVLDEAVGLGPLSPLLEDPAISEIMVNRHDEIYIESQGRLLRHGAVFSSEQAVLGVIERIVAPIGRRIDESAPMVDARLPDGSRVNAVVAPIALKGACLTIRKFPRHALTMDDLQRIGSLDDAMTAFLSQCVREKVNLLVAGGTGSGKTTLLNILSNAIPDDERIVTIEDAAELRLHHAHLVSLEARPANQEGRGRVEIRDLVRNALRMRPDRIVVGECRGAEAFDMLAAMNTGHEGSMTTLHANSPRDALARLEIMILMAGMDLPLAAVREHIASSIHIIVQQARLVDGRRVITSITEITGMESGCIQTQEIFQFDRSGPGYFQGCALAPRVVDRWREEGRAPQACLFDRRNARPPLVPGQRLAS
- a CDS encoding type II and III secretion system protein family protein; amino-acid sequence: MRFPSLRLAIFCIAGGISLSAVGEGVQAPAAERTQTLTMLVGDTRVLSHKGVSRVAVGDGRVLQALAADGRDVIVFARTAGESALHIWAAGRRTAYRLRVLPAGTHSARAEIDTLLARIPGARAVAVGEHVVIEGNDLSDADQARVAALAERYPQVLDFTGKVGWDRMVQLDVQVVELPRGRLSELGMRWDSVTEGGLYTGLSLDAVSSSRLQDRPGSAPLATPLRAAPMAGYLGLNAVLGARLNLLAQSGDAVVLAQPRLLARSGATAEFLAGGEVPYATTGRDGQAKTIFKPYGVSLRVTPSIAASGAVRSRIEVEASSVDATLLSAAGPALKTRRAVTEFNVRSGHTLVIGGFLSRRKVRAKSGLPVLSDLPWIGGLFGSRRDELQETELAIFVTPTVVARHDPSMRETVRRGQALLREAFDTVPRLLAPASAAAAAATHWDPYGGQGSQWATDKDTETDTETDAALADLP
- the cpaB gene encoding Flp pilus assembly protein CpaB, with the protein product MAYLMPEQRWAMITIAVMTGMASAWAARHHIQGRIAQIEAELRVPTVPRVVAAVDLDAGLVIQDGHLAVREIPQTWAVSGSVPPEYADGISGSVLTHGLRAGEPLLAAHLASAGPQALSRRVATGRRAITIPVDDINSLSGMLQAGDLLDLYVSFEHQRRRITAPLLQGVRVLATGRQAGREGEALGQQAGGADGAAFSTITLDAGPEDAVKLVAARQDGTITAILRHHRDEQATTVAARGDLAGLLGVEVERPAPVVAILYGDQMGGDGTDDEDKARAAPAGLFDAPLPQGLVSRTHPDPHSKTQTATGGRP
- a CDS encoding pilus assembly protein TadG-related protein, coding for MKTRARGYAIPLALGLVSVGVMALVALHDHGNTVAARVRLTHAADAAAYSGALVQARALNLLAYINRTQAAHQIALAHIATLASWAQFARNESARFRRGNPPGMLIAMFYGPTHAMAYASAVRIDGVAGALDRFAEAHARHDALVHDVLSRAAQAVLRDLPDARQRTMRTVLQANYPEWPRPALGAAIQRDRLALAFTDDHWPGFVQRYSGRRDGTFRPLVLRATDRYAFLGPRRGLAMNPWPVSYLCPTLRHQLRRMGGTSLTREGTWESVDTQSHHALRSNKYIGCYYREYAMGWGKVRNPGKQVADETAPHAPADFSRQSFWRWVQENAGWDLLNGHNNPLAHAYARLQRQRWHGRGMAAYAEVPLQRAARPAGFEIVLRQPAVLLPALQAGLQAGSQRDSQASSQPSLQPGRASGDPVIPAVHPRGRYAYAGLDADEHVTVTSAAETYFVRPQPRDDGREEIATLFRPYWQAHLVAVRGQGRQSARRPSGARRQRQRRDRCQSDCGEGFHNGSRNGIRHARRRKQRGFGLLETWLVMGLLLALAAGGALLGEWHGLGLRAAHASRAQAFHAAQGAREHAGGSPDDVDNAAAMDLFRDTALPSVASGFSMPGGAVTADLRRDWNMAHDGLLAVHAGAHAVRQGEATGAGVLRRHTALISGAGHATGDRAAQARIAGHRAAWRQAADRTRRAGRRVALALNRIDAGWGRSAPEFDWLTRWADLVPAERLRAARRTRQASWRDAYARAGE
- a CDS encoding FdhF/YdeP family oxidoreductase, which gives rise to MDTPSKKTRIEPYHHPAAGWGALKAVAVNLIKEKVSGGNYRTLLRQNQPDGFDCPGCAWPDRQHASTFEFCENGVKAVAAEATTKRVTPDFFARHTVTELMAQSEYELEQHGRLTDPMVYDAASDRYVPIAWEQAFELIGSHLKRLPDPDQASFYTSGRTGNEAAFLYQLMVRMYGTNNFPDCSNMCHEATSRGLPGTVGIGKGTVTLDDFEHADTLLIFGQNPATNHPRMMGELRECARRGATIVSINPLRERGLERFADPQSPVEMLTMKGTRIATTFVQPRLGGDFALIKGVAKRVLELDDEASAAGTERVLDIDFILAHTAGFDAFAADLRAQDWAPLEQESGLTRDAIENLARIYVGGKRVIATWGMGLTQHKNSVAAVQMLSNLMMMRGNIGREGAGLCPVRGHSNVQGNRTVGIEDKPTQAFLDRLGRVFDFEPPREHGYDVVETIEEMEKGHVKVLIGLGGNFAMATPDTPRTWEALRRCDLSVHITTKLNRSHLIHGKEALILPTLGRTEIDMRGGVAQGVTVEDSMSMVHISYGMNKPASPNLMSEMAIVAHMAHATLGSGKVDWLYYADDYASVRDAIEAVFDGFENYNKRVAQPGGFHLRVASRERDWKTASGKANFIVAQIETDTPIHRARQRFGDEVMVLMTTRSHDQYNTTIYALDDRYRGVFGQRRVLFINQADLARMGLQAGERVDLFTVWDDDVERRADGFLLVEYDIPQGCLGAYYPETNPLVPLNSVGDVSNTPTSKSIPVRLRRSSAH